Within Thermoanaerobaculum aquaticum, the genomic segment CAGAAGGTGATACCCTCCAGATAATCGTCTGCATTCTTCGGGTACTGAGGATATTTTCGATACTGCAAGCAAACCACAACATCCGCGGGCAGATAGGAAGTCTGCACTTTTATTGACTTACGCCCTTCGCTTACCTTTTCTCTTTTGAAATAGTTCCGCAATGCATGCAGAACATCGCTTTTGAACGTTTGCCAATCGTAAGTCGCGGGCGTGATTCTAAAGAGCCGCTGCTGGTTTTCGCTCAGGTTGCTAAGAAATGTGCTTTTTAGCTGCACAACAACGTCAACATCGCTGTCGCCGCGGATGTTCGTGGCGTTCTTGTAGGACCCCTGGAGATAAACTTCGTAATCAATTCCTGGGGGCCACAGCTGGTAAGCAGAGAGCGCCTCACGAATAGACTCGTGAGTCTGTCTTGCAGTAGTTACTGCTCCTTGATGAGACCACCTTTCAAGTTGCGATTCAGGAATCGGCATGGCTGATTCCTCCTTCAGACCCCAAAGTTACCACCCGCACCACCTCATTCCCTCGAAAATCAATCACCTTCACCGCGATGCGCTTGTGCTCAGCGGGTGCAAAAGGAAACGACACCGTGCCGCGCGTACGCTCGAAGACCTCACGGTCAATTTGGGCTTTGAGGGCACGCTGGAGTTTGTCCCAGGCATCGGGGTCGCCGGGAAAGAACGCCTGGCAGATGTGGAAGGTTTTGCCATCGTAGTCGGTATCTAAAAACCAAGCGGCCACCTCGCTGCCTTGGGAGTGCTCCGTTTGCCCTGTCAACGGGTTGTAAATGTCAACGCCTCGCAGTTCCACGACATAGGTCCCGTCGTCATTCCGTTTCCACGCCACATCGGGCTGGCCAAAGACTGTGAAAATTTGGCTCGCACGGGTGGTCTTTAGCAAATCGCCAACCAGCACATCCGGCGCGATGTTGGCGAAGTGCACTTCCAAACCCGCCACCGGTGCCTTTTGGATCAGCGCCTGCGCCTCGGGGTCAAAGCTGAAGCCCGCAAAGATAAGGATGGCGTAGCCGTTCATCTTGGCCGTGGGAATGGCCTCTTGCACTTGGAACGCCATCACCGGCCCGTAGGGGGGCCCGAAGGAAATGGCCACCCGCAGGGTTGTTCCGTTCCGCTTGGTTTCACCCTCGGCGTGGAGCAGGCCGAGGTTAAGGGCGCGGAGGTTTTCAAGCTCCAGCCTCTTGCCCCCCGGGAAAAGCACGCCGCCTTGCTTGCTCAATAGGTTGAGCATGGTGGTCAGGTAATCGCCGGCGCGGTCAGAAACTCGACCTTCCTGCCAAGCCACGGCGGAACCTACCGGCGCGTGCGAATCCTCATCGGGAAGGGCACGCAGGTCTGCCCCGGCGGTCTCTTCAAACTGCGGGATGGGTGCTTGCGTGGGGTCTTCCACCGCAGGAACGGGGATGGCCTCCACGGTAAAGGGACCGGAAACGCGCACAAGACCCCGGACCACTTTGGGGCGGTCGTAAAGGGTTTCTTGGGGTGCGTTGCGCTGGATACTTTCGTCAATTTCCCGGCGCTTGGCACGCTTGGCCTCCCAAAAGCGGCGTAAGGCTTCCCTTGCTTCCGGAGGCCAATCCTCACCGGGCACCGGCTCGGGCACCTCGCACAGCGTTTCCCACCGGTGACCGGTGAGGGTGTAAACGGTGCGGAGCCACTCCGGCACCTGGGGTTCAGCCTCCAGCAGCTGTTTTTTCAGGTCCTGCAGCTTGAGGTAGGCCTGGCGCACGCTCTGCGGCCAGCCTGCCTTGGGCGGGGTGTTGGGGACGTCGCATAGCGATGACCAGGTGGTGCCCAGCGCTTGGGCCACCCTTTGCAGCTCGTCGCGAACCTCTTCCGAAAGCAAAAGCAGCTTCTTCTTGGCATTCCACAGCGATTCGTAGGCGGAGGCGGCGTCCTCCGGCCAAAGGGGATGCGGCACCTCGCGGGGGACCTCCCATTCCTGAAGGGGCGACCGGCCGGTGGCGCCTACCAGCGCCCGGTTGAGATCGGCCAGCGCCTGGTCAATCTGCGGCTGGTATTTGGCCGCAATGGCGTCAATTTCGGTGTTCTTGGCGATGCTCTCTAAGGTGATATGGGGCACGGTCTCGTACTTGAAACCACCCGCCGGCCCCCGTTCAGGGTCCAGCAGCTCGTAGTAGTCGAACTTTGCGGTCATGAGCCGCTGACGGGCGATGGCCACGGCCACCCGGGAGGTATCGCAGGTGATCCAGCGCCGCCCCCATTTTTCCGCGCAGTAGGCGGTGGTGCCCGAGCCGCAGGTGGGGTCCAACACCAAATCGCCCGGGTCGGTGGTCATTAGGATACAGCGCTCGATGACTTTGGTGTTGGTTTGGACAGCGTAGATCTTGGGCTCACCAAACCCCGCAATTCCAGTATCCCACCAGGAGTTCCCAAGCGAGAAAACGGGAAAATCGTCTAGATAGCGAACGTAGGAAAGAGTCTTTCCGATTGGTGCCAGGCGCTCTGCTGCGCCAAGCCTCAACAAACCCTCCGCATTCGTTTTCCAATAACCCGGCGCAGGCGTGAAAACTTGCTCTCCTACCGCAACAGGAAACCTCGTGCTGGGCCCGCCGCTTTGCGAGGTCAGGTTGTCGGCGCGAAAAACATTCCACCCGCTCGCCGCAGGTCCGAGGTGCTTTTCGGAACTGCCGCCACGACGCCTGACTCCATCCGGAAGTTCCACCCAGTGGTATGCTTCAGCACCCCCGCCGAGGGCGCTCTTCGGGAGAAAAATGCGGCGGTACTTCACAAGGCTGCTATCTTTTGCGTACCACAGAAGATAGTCGCTTACGGAGGGCAGTAGCCGTGCGGTCTGTCCAGCCGTCTTCGCAAACGCCACCACCGCGACAAAGTTCTCCCGGCCAAATACTTCATCCAAAAGGCAGCGCACCAAGTGCAGGTTTTCATCGTTGATCTGCACGAAAATAGAGCCGCTTTCGGCCAGCAGCTCGCGCGCTAAAAGCAAGCGGTCGCGAAGGTAGGTGAGGTACGAGTGAATGCCCAGTTTCCAGGTGTCGCGGTAGGCTTTGATTTGCTCCGGCTCGTGGGTGAGGTCTTCGTCGGCGTCTTTGACATCCCGACGGTCAATGCGGGGCTGAAAGTTGGAGGCGTACTTGATCCCGTAAGGGGGGTCCATGTAAACCATCTGCACCTTGCCGGCCATGCCCTCTTTAACCAAAAGGGAGTTCATGACCAGGAGGCTGTCGCCCAGGATGAGGCGGTTGGCCCAGCCCACCTCGTGCTTGTAAAACTCCACCTGCTGATCGGCACTAAGCGGGGTTTCACCGAAGAGGTCAGCCTGAACGAGCTCCGGCCTTTGAACCGCCCGAAGGATCGCCTTGGTGGAAATGCGTTCGTGGATGTGGAGGGAAACCACGTCCACCTCAAAGGAGGTGTGTTCAGCTTTGCCAGCCCACACCAACTGTGGGTCCAGGTGAGGGTCGTAGGAGTACCTTGTGGTTTCCCTCTCGCGAACCTCGAAGGTTGGGGCCATACCCGCTGGCGGGTTGTTCTTCCTGCGGGCCCCCTGGTGGCGGAAATCCTCCACGGAATTGCTGGGCGAACTTGGCGTCTTCTTTCGTGCCATACCCTCTCCTCCCCCTTGCTCAGCTACGGGCGGCGCCTTCCACAGGGCGCTAACAAAAGGTTTTGAGCCGCTTGCCGCTGGCCTTCCAGCAACGCTTGCAGCCCCAAACGGTTCCCGTGGAGGAACAGGCGTTTCTTTTGCCGGCCGCACCTTCCCCTTTGGCACCCCGGGAACCGACCGCCGGAACTTAAGCTTTGTGAACGCACGAAACACATTGTAACCACGAAAAGCCGGGTTGGGCGCCGCGGTTTTCTGGGAAAAGGAAATGCGTTCAGGAGCTCGTAGCGCCTGCGCGCAGCGGTTCAGCAGAAAGACGTAAGGCCAGAGCCTACGTTTTGCTTCGTGAGCCGGCACGCGAGCGGCGGCGCCACGAAAGCGAACATCGAGCTTCGGCTGGGCAAGCGTTGGGACTTGGGGGCTAAGCCGCCCGCGGCGCGGAGGGAAGGCTGCAAAGATACCCCTGCTTCAGATGGGCGCTGAAGCCCACAGCTAACGCACCAGCCAGAGGTTAGGGTTGGCGGCAACTTCGCGGCCGTGGGAGACGGCCTGGGCGATGAGCTGGGGGTCGAAGTTGGTGGAGGCGTTGTCGGTGCCGTACCAGACCCGGGGGGCCAGCACATGCACCGGCACCGAGCGCTTGCCAATGGCCGCTAACGCCTCCTCCAGGGCCTGTTTGCGGCTGCCCCGCAGACCACCCAGCGCTTTTTCTGCCGCCGCTACGATGCGGTTCCACTCCAAAGCGCCGCGGATGTCGCCCAGGTAAATTTCGTCGGTGAGGATTTCCACCACCCGCTTCAGCACATCCAGGGCGCCCACCCTGGTGCCCAGCCAGTTGTCCGACCACTGGCGGTAGCTGTGCTCGGGGACGGTGGACCGGGGGAGGCTGCCGTCCGCTTCGGGGATGACCCGGGAGGTGAGCAGCACGTAAATTTCATCGGCACCGGCGGCAAAAGCCGAGCCCAAAGGGGTAATGTCCCGCACCCCGCCGTCCACCAGCACGTCGTCCCCGGTGTCCACGTAGGGGAAAACCACAGGAATGGCGGTAGAAGCGATGAGCTTTTGCAGGAAGTCCTTTTCCGCCGGGGTCCACTCCTGGTAGCGGCCGGAAACCAGGGAAACCGTGCCCACCGCAAAGTCACGGCCGGAGGTTCGCAGGGCTTTGATGTCCAGGTGCGTTTTGACGAGCTTTTTCAAGGGCTCCACGGTGTACAGGGAATCGGCGCCGGCGGCCAGCGCCGCAAAGCCCCCAGCGCGGTGGCCGTACACCGAGTGGTTGCCCTCGATGGCGGAAAGCCAGAGCGTTTTGAGCTCGGCCACCTTGGCCTGGAGGTTGGCCAGGGAGTCCCCCTGGGTGGCCGCCTGCGCCAAAAATGAGGCGTTGAGCGCCCCCACCGAAACACCCCGCAGGATCTGAAAGTCCAGGCCCCTGCGGATGACCAGCTCCTCCAGCATGCCCACCTGAAAAGCCCCGCGGGCGCCGCCGCCCCCTAAAACCAAGGCTCGCTTCATGGTGCACCTCCAGCTTTGGCACCACGATGCCACGGGACGGTGCCCAAGGCAAGGGGCTTTTCGAGCGAACGGCTAGGCGCCCAAAGGGGGGAGCTTGAGCTTTTCCAGGCGCGGGTTGAGCACCGCCCGCTGGGCGGCAAAGGCTTTTTGCAGGCCCTGCTCGGCCAAATCCAAGAGGGCGTCCAGCTGGCTGCGGCGCAGGGGCTCCCGCTCGGCGGTGCCCTGGATTTCCACGATGCCACCGCGGGCGGTGCCCACCAGGTTCAGGTCCACATCGGCCTGGGAGTCCTCTTCGTAGGTGAGGTCCAGCATGGGCTGGCCGCGCACCAGGCCGCAGGAAACCGCCGCCACCTGATCCTTCACCGGCCAGCCGGGTAACGCCTTTTGCTCCCACAGCCGGCAGAGGGCCAAAACCACCGCCACAAAGGCGCCAGTAATGCTGGTGGTGCGGGTGGAGCCGTCGGCCTGCAGCACGTCGCAGTCCACCACCAGCGTGCGTTCCCCCAAAAGGCCCAAATCCAGCGCCGCCCGCAAGGAGCGGCCGATGAGCCGCTGAATTTCCGCCGAGCGGCCGGAAAGGGAGCCCTTCACCACGTCTCTGGGGGTGCGCTCTTCGGTGGCCCGGGGGAGCATGGCGTACTCGGAGGTAAGCCACCCTTCGCCGGTGTCCCGCAAGAATGGCGGCACCCGTCCTTCCACGGTGACGTTACACAGCACCACGGTGTCCCCGGCGCGCACCAAAACCGAGCCTTCCGGGTACTTCACAAAGTCCAGCGTCAAGGACAGCGGGCGGGGCTGGTCAAAGGTGCGGCCGTCACCCCGCAAGACTTGCGCTCCCCACATGCGACCTCCTTGCCTTGTGCGTTTCGGTGAGATCCACCAGCTCCAGGCGGTCCGCCACGGCGGGAATGATGGCCGCCGCCAGCCGCCGCACCCGGGGGGCTGCGTCGGTGACCAGAAGCGTGACCTCCCCCTGCCTTTGCCCGGCCAGCAAGCCCTCGCGCAGGAGCAGCTCACCGGCCTGCCGGGCCACCTCCCGTCCGGCGTTGATGAGCGCCACCTCCGGCCCCAGCGCCTGGGCAATAGGGCGGGCCAGCAGCGGGTAGTGGGTGCACCCCAAAACCACCGTGTCCACCCCCGCCTCCCGCAGCGGATGCAGGTAAACCTCGGCCACCTGGTGGGTGATGGGGTGGTTAAACCAGCCTTCTTCCGCCAGGGGGACAAAGAGCGGGCAAGCCCGGGCCAAAAGCTTGAGCTCCGGCCGCAGGGCAGAAAGGAGCTTCTGGTAAACCCCGGAAGCCACGGTGGATTCGGTGCCTATGATCCCCACCACCTGCCGCGCGAGACGGGCTGCAGCCTGGGCGGCGGGCTCCACCACCCCCAAAACCGGGATGGCCAGGGCTTGCCGCAGCGCCGGCAGCGCCGTGGCCGAGGCGGTGTTGCAGGCCACCACCAAGAGCTTGATGCCTCGGGACATGAGGAACTGCGCCGCACCGAGGGCGTAGCGGGTCACGGTTTCCGGGGATTTGGTGCCGTAAGGCAGACGGGCGGTGTCGCCCAGGTAAATGAAGCTTTCTCCGGGCAGCTGGCTGATGAGCTCGGAAAGCACCGTGAGCCCGCCAATCCCCGAGTCAAAAACCCCAATGGGAAGCTTCTGGGTCATGGCGCCACCAGATCCCAGCGGGGCGGCAGCGGGCGGGAAAAGTCCAAATGCCCCAGGGTTTCCACCTCTTTCCCGCCAAACAGCAACTGCACCCGCTGCACGGTTTTGATGTTCAAAGCCAGGGTGGTGGCAATGGCGGCCTGTAAGGCCAGCTCCGCTTCGCTGCCGGTGGCCACCGGCGGTGGGGGGGTGAGGTTCACGAACACCGTGCCCTTGCCGTCGTGGAAGACCTCCTGCACCTCCGCCGGCCACCAGGCCACCGGCGCCAGCGCGGTGCGGGGTCCGGCCAAAAGCTCCTGGAGGATCACCCGCGCCTGCGCTTCCACGCCGGTGGGGAGTTCCGGGAGCTCCCGGGTTTCCCGGTGGAGCAGCAGGTCCTCCCCGGGGAAGACCAAAACCACAAAGGTGGTTTGGCTTGCAGGCGTTTTGACGGGGCCGGGTTCTGGAGGGGGAGGAGCCGCGCGGCGGCAGGCGAAGGCCCCCATTCCTACCAGCAACGCCAGGGCCGCCAGTCGTTTCATGGGGTGGGGGTGGCCGCCGGCCGGCTGCGCAGGAAGGCCAGGATCCCCTCAGCCAGGGTGGCCGCCAACCGCTCCTGCTCCGCCGGTGAGGAAAGCCGGACCTCTTCCTCGGGGTTGGACAAAAACCCCACCTCCACCAGAACCGCCGGCATGGTGGTGCCGGTGAGCACCGCAAAGGGGGCTTGCTTGACCCCGCGGTCGCGAATGCCGGAAAGCTGGTTGAGGCGGGTTTGCAGC encodes:
- a CDS encoding nucleotidyltransferase domain-containing protein, which produces MPIPESQLERWSHQGAVTTARQTHESIREALSAYQLWPPGIDYEVYLQGSYKNATNIRGDSDVDVVVQLKSTFLSNLSENQQRLFRITPATYDWQTFKSDVLHALRNYFKREKVSEGRKSIKVQTSYLPADVVVCLQYRKYPQYPKNADDYLEGITFCVLGEGRWVINYPKLHYDNGVQKNAPSRTNGWYKPTVRLFKNARTYLVERKVIPSDLAPSYFLECFLYNVPDSKYGSSFRDTFCNVVKWLVTADFGRFVSQNEQLPLFGDSPEQWSEEKACRFVKAMVDLWNNWR
- a CDS encoding site-specific DNA-methyltransferase; the encoded protein is MARKKTPSSPSNSVEDFRHQGARRKNNPPAGMAPTFEVRERETTRYSYDPHLDPQLVWAGKAEHTSFEVDVVSLHIHERISTKAILRAVQRPELVQADLFGETPLSADQQVEFYKHEVGWANRLILGDSLLVMNSLLVKEGMAGKVQMVYMDPPYGIKYASNFQPRIDRRDVKDADEDLTHEPEQIKAYRDTWKLGIHSYLTYLRDRLLLARELLAESGSIFVQINDENLHLVRCLLDEVFGRENFVAVVAFAKTAGQTARLLPSVSDYLLWYAKDSSLVKYRRIFLPKSALGGGAEAYHWVELPDGVRRRGGSSEKHLGPAASGWNVFRADNLTSQSGGPSTRFPVAVGEQVFTPAPGYWKTNAEGLLRLGAAERLAPIGKTLSYVRYLDDFPVFSLGNSWWDTGIAGFGEPKIYAVQTNTKVIERCILMTTDPGDLVLDPTCGSGTTAYCAEKWGRRWITCDTSRVAVAIARQRLMTAKFDYYELLDPERGPAGGFKYETVPHITLESIAKNTEIDAIAAKYQPQIDQALADLNRALVGATGRSPLQEWEVPREVPHPLWPEDAASAYESLWNAKKKLLLLSEEVRDELQRVAQALGTTWSSLCDVPNTPPKAGWPQSVRQAYLKLQDLKKQLLEAEPQVPEWLRTVYTLTGHRWETLCEVPEPVPGEDWPPEAREALRRFWEAKRAKRREIDESIQRNAPQETLYDRPKVVRGLVRVSGPFTVEAIPVPAVEDPTQAPIPQFEETAGADLRALPDEDSHAPVGSAVAWQEGRVSDRAGDYLTTMLNLLSKQGGVLFPGGKRLELENLRALNLGLLHAEGETKRNGTTLRVAISFGPPYGPVMAFQVQEAIPTAKMNGYAILIFAGFSFDPEAQALIQKAPVAGLEVHFANIAPDVLVGDLLKTTRASQIFTVFGQPDVAWKRNDDGTYVVELRGVDIYNPLTGQTEHSQGSEVAAWFLDTDYDGKTFHICQAFFPGDPDAWDKLQRALKAQIDREVFERTRGTVSFPFAPAEHKRIAVKVIDFRGNEVVRVVTLGSEGGISHADS
- a CDS encoding GerMN domain-containing protein; the encoded protein is MKRLAALALLVGMGAFACRRAAPPPPEPGPVKTPASQTTFVVLVFPGEDLLLHRETRELPELPTGVEAQARVILQELLAGPRTALAPVAWWPAEVQEVFHDGKGTVFVNLTPPPPVATGSEAELALQAAIATTLALNIKTVQRVQLLFGGKEVETLGHLDFSRPLPPRWDLVAP
- a CDS encoding patatin-like phospholipase family protein — translated: MKRALVLGGGGARGAFQVGMLEELVIRRGLDFQILRGVSVGALNASFLAQAATQGDSLANLQAKVAELKTLWLSAIEGNHSVYGHRAGGFAALAAGADSLYTVEPLKKLVKTHLDIKALRTSGRDFAVGTVSLVSGRYQEWTPAEKDFLQKLIASTAIPVVFPYVDTGDDVLVDGGVRDITPLGSAFAAGADEIYVLLTSRVIPEADGSLPRSTVPEHSYRQWSDNWLGTRVGALDVLKRVVEILTDEIYLGDIRGALEWNRIVAAAEKALGGLRGSRKQALEEALAAIGKRSVPVHVLAPRVWYGTDNASTNFDPQLIAQAVSHGREVAANPNLWLVR
- the rph gene encoding ribonuclease PH, translated to MRGDGRTFDQPRPLSLTLDFVKYPEGSVLVRAGDTVVLCNVTVEGRVPPFLRDTGEGWLTSEYAMLPRATEERTPRDVVKGSLSGRSAEIQRLIGRSLRAALDLGLLGERTLVVDCDVLQADGSTRTTSITGAFVAVVLALCRLWEQKALPGWPVKDQVAAVSCGLVRGQPMLDLTYEEDSQADVDLNLVGTARGGIVEIQGTAEREPLRRSQLDALLDLAEQGLQKAFAAQRAVLNPRLEKLKLPPLGA
- the murI gene encoding glutamate racemase, with amino-acid sequence MTQKLPIGVFDSGIGGLTVLSELISQLPGESFIYLGDTARLPYGTKSPETVTRYALGAAQFLMSRGIKLLVVACNTASATALPALRQALAIPVLGVVEPAAQAAARLARQVVGIIGTESTVASGVYQKLLSALRPELKLLARACPLFVPLAEEGWFNHPITHQVAEVYLHPLREAGVDTVVLGCTHYPLLARPIAQALGPEVALINAGREVARQAGELLLREGLLAGQRQGEVTLLVTDAAPRVRRLAAAIIPAVADRLELVDLTETHKARRSHVGSASLAG